In Tissierellales bacterium, one genomic interval encodes:
- the larB gene encoding nickel pincer cofactor biosynthesis protein LarB, with product MEEKQIKELLEAVKSGQVNVESAMGKLKDLPFEDIGYAKIDHHRSLRNGYPEVIFCEGKAIEHIVGIVERMLLRDCNILATRASEDVFEAVSKITDLAEYHKQSKLIIIRKTEIQTTRHKILIATGGTSDIAVAEEAALTAEILGNSVERLYDVGVAGIHRLLSNREMLAEASVVIAVAGMEGALASVVGGLVDVPVIAVPTSIGYGANFGGLAALLAMLNSCASGISVVNIDNGFGAGYLASTMNRQLEQAYERGMEDA from the coding sequence ATGGAAGAAAAGCAGATTAAAGAATTATTAGAAGCTGTGAAAAGTGGACAAGTAAATGTAGAATCAGCTATGGGAAAATTAAAGGATTTGCCTTTTGAAGATATAGGATATGCCAAAATAGATCATCATAGAAGTTTACGAAACGGATATCCAGAAGTAATATTTTGTGAAGGAAAGGCAATAGAGCACATAGTTGGTATAGTTGAAAGAATGCTTTTGAGAGACTGTAATATATTGGCAACTAGAGCTAGTGAAGACGTATTTGAAGCAGTTTCAAAGATAACAGACCTAGCAGAGTATCACAAGCAATCTAAGCTCATAATTATAAGAAAAACTGAAATTCAAACCACAAGACACAAAATACTAATAGCGACAGGTGGAACTTCAGATATAGCAGTAGCAGAAGAAGCTGCTCTTACAGCTGAAATTCTAGGAAATAGTGTTGAAAGACTATACGATGTAGGTGTAGCGGGAATTCACAGGTTACTTTCAAATAGAGAGATGCTCGCTGAAGCAAGTGTAGTGATAGCAGTAGCAGGTATGGAAGGTGCACTGGCAAGTGTTGTAGGTGGACTGGTAGATGTGCCTGTAATAGCAGTTCCAACGAGTATAGGATATGGTGCAAACTTTGGTGGATTAGCCGCACTACTTGCTATGTTAAATAGCTGTGCGAGTGGAATCAGTGTTGTAAATATAGACAATGGTTTTGGAGCAGGATACTTAGCAAGCACTATGAATAGACAACTAGAACAAGCTTATGAGAGGGGAATGGAAGATGCCTAA
- the xylF gene encoding D-xylose ABC transporter substrate-binding protein, translating into MKFNKMKKFLVLSCAAIMTVGMLAGCGEKKEEQTASTPAEKDTIVVGFSMDTLKEERWQKDRDTLMALAKEWGVEIKIQAANGDDNKQLSQAENLIAQGVDVLMVAPHNAEVAASIVDNAHAEGIPVLSYDRLIKNSDVDVYVSFDNEKVGELQAKYITGIVDSGNFVYIGGAPTDNNAHLFKKGAMNILQPMIDEGKINLVYDQMSKDWQPSEAQKHMENALTANSNKVDAVICANDGTAGGAISALAEQQLAGKVPVTGQDAQVGALQRIAEGQQSMTVYKPIPKLAEKALSVAIQLAKKEDVETNSAVNNGKIDVPSVLLEPVVVDKENIMDTIVKDGYHPYEEIYKNVPESERPEKK; encoded by the coding sequence ATGAAATTTAACAAAATGAAGAAATTTTTAGTATTATCTTGTGCAGCAATTATGACAGTAGGTATGTTAGCAGGTTGTGGTGAAAAGAAGGAAGAACAAACAGCATCTACACCAGCAGAAAAGGACACTATCGTCGTAGGATTCTCTATGGACACACTTAAAGAAGAGAGATGGCAAAAAGACAGAGACACACTTATGGCATTAGCTAAAGAGTGGGGTGTAGAGATTAAGATTCAAGCAGCTAATGGAGATGACAATAAGCAATTGTCACAGGCAGAGAACTTAATTGCTCAAGGCGTTGATGTTCTTATGGTAGCACCTCATAATGCAGAGGTAGCAGCTTCAATCGTTGATAATGCTCATGCAGAAGGTATTCCAGTATTATCATACGATAGACTTATTAAAAACTCAGATGTAGACGTTTACGTTTCATTTGATAACGAAAAAGTAGGGGAATTGCAAGCTAAGTATATAACAGGCATAGTGGATTCAGGAAACTTTGTTTATATAGGTGGAGCTCCAACAGATAACAACGCTCACTTATTTAAAAAAGGTGCTATGAACATATTGCAACCAATGATTGATGAAGGGAAAATCAATTTAGTTTATGATCAAATGTCAAAAGACTGGCAACCATCAGAAGCTCAAAAACACATGGAAAATGCACTTACAGCAAATAGCAACAAAGTAGATGCAGTTATTTGTGCAAATGATGGAACAGCTGGTGGAGCTATATCAGCATTAGCAGAGCAGCAATTAGCGGGTAAAGTACCTGTAACTGGACAAGATGCTCAAGTCGGTGCACTTCAAAGAATTGCAGAAGGACAGCAAAGCATGACAGTTTACAAGCCAATTCCTAAATTAGCTGAAAAAGCACTTAGTGTAGCTATTCAATTAGCTAAAAAAGAAGACGTTGAAACTAACTCAGCGGTTAACAATGGAAAGATTGATGTTCCATCTGTACTTTTAGAGCCAGTTGTTGTAGATAAAGAAAATATCATGGATACTATCGTAAAAGATGGATACCATCCATATGAAGAAATCTACAAAAACGTACCAGAGAGCGAAAGACCAGAAAAGAAATAG
- a CDS encoding LarC family nickel insertion protein encodes MNPEFYDTLMGELFELGALDVYTTPIMMKKNRPANKLSVLVKNEDLKIASEKILRGTTTFGVRYYDVNRTILDRKFEKIDTKYGQIKVKIGILDEEILKVVPEYEDCKKIAKAHRLSVIEVYRLAQSEALKIFVK; translated from the coding sequence ATGAATCCTGAATTTTACGATACATTGATGGGAGAATTATTTGAATTAGGTGCATTAGATGTATACACTACACCTATTATGATGAAAAAAAATAGACCAGCAAATAAACTGAGCGTATTGGTTAAAAATGAAGATTTAAAAATCGCAAGTGAAAAAATACTTAGAGGAACTACTACATTTGGAGTTCGGTATTATGATGTAAATAGGACTATACTAGATAGAAAGTTTGAAAAAATAGATACAAAATACGGACAAATTAAAGTTAAAATCGGAATTTTAGATGAGGAAATATTGAAAGTAGTCCCAGAGTATGAAGATTGTAAAAAAATAGCAAAAGCTCATAGATTAAGCGTTATAGAGGTTTATAGATTAGCGCAGAGTGAAGCTTTAAAGATATTTGTAAAATAA
- the larE gene encoding ATP-dependent sacrificial sulfur transferase LarE encodes MNIQEKYEKLKMILREMGEIAVAYSGGVDSNFLAKVAKDVLEERAIAITMIAPLHSESEMEEANELAKQIGIRRIIIRENVLEQNVFKENPEDRCYHCKKLIFSMIKKVAESQNIAYVADGSNMDDMGDYRPGLKAIKELGVRSPLKEANLTKQEIRELSKQLNLPTWDKPAFACLATRFPYGETITNEGLRAVEMAENYLYKEGFKQYRVRCHGNLARIEVLPEDRKRFFDQKYMDEVALKFKSFGFTYVSLDLQGYRMGSMNESIETSGGN; translated from the coding sequence GTGAATATCCAGGAAAAATATGAAAAGCTAAAAATGATTTTGAGAGAAATGGGCGAGATTGCAGTAGCTTATTCTGGTGGAGTTGACTCGAATTTTTTGGCAAAAGTAGCAAAGGATGTTCTCGAAGAACGAGCAATCGCAATTACTATGATTGCCCCACTTCACTCTGAAAGTGAAATGGAAGAAGCTAATGAATTAGCTAAACAAATAGGAATTAGAAGAATTATAATCAGGGAAAATGTATTGGAGCAGAATGTATTCAAAGAAAATCCAGAAGATCGCTGCTATCATTGTAAAAAACTTATATTTTCTATGATAAAAAAAGTGGCAGAATCGCAGAATATAGCATATGTAGCAGATGGATCTAATATGGACGATATGGGAGATTATAGACCAGGGCTTAAAGCTATAAAGGAATTAGGGGTCAGAAGTCCTCTTAAAGAAGCGAATTTAACAAAACAAGAAATTAGAGAATTATCTAAACAGCTAAATCTTCCTACTTGGGATAAACCTGCATTTGCCTGTCTTGCAACTAGATTTCCCTATGGAGAAACAATAACAAATGAGGGGCTTAGAGCTGTTGAAATGGCAGAAAATTATTTATATAAAGAAGGATTTAAGCAATATAGAGTGAGATGTCATGGTAATTTGGCTAGAATTGAAGTCTTGCCAGAAGATCGAAAAAGATTTTTTGATCAAAAATACATGGATGAAGTTGCTCTAAAATTTAAGTCATTTGGATTTACCTATGTATCATTGGATTTACAAGGATATAGAATGGGAAGTATGAATGAATCCATAGAGACTAGTGGGGGGAATTAG
- a CDS encoding LarC family nickel insertion protein — protein MPNTLYIECLSGISGDMTIGAFLDLGVDQKLFLQELSKINIDGYKIEIRKDQKNGITGTKFDVILDCDGAHEHSHDHDHTHGHSHDHDHAHEHSHGHTRDHDHTHDHDHTHNHEHTHDHDHTHNHEHGHSHDHSHGDHHHEHRNLEAINAIIEKAELSERVKKLSKEMFLHVAKAEAKIHDKPLNEVHFHEVGAVDSIVDIIGAAICIDLLDIDEIIATPIHTGTGFVKCAHGKIPVPAPATLEILKGMPVYSTGIRSELVTPTGAAIAKTLVQKFDDRPEMSIERVGYGLGTKDLEISNLLRMSIGKKKQVRY, from the coding sequence ATGCCTAATACACTTTATATAGAATGTTTATCAGGAATCAGTGGAGATATGACTATAGGAGCTTTTTTGGATTTGGGAGTAGACCAAAAACTCTTTTTACAAGAACTATCAAAAATTAATATAGATGGATACAAAATAGAGATTCGAAAAGATCAAAAAAATGGAATTACAGGAACTAAATTTGATGTGATACTAGACTGTGATGGTGCACACGAGCACAGTCATGACCACGACCATACACATGGACACAGTCATGACCACGACCATGCACATGAACACAGTCACGGCCATACACGCGATCACGACCATACACACGATCATGACCATACACACAATCACGAACACACACATGATCATGACCATACACACAATCATGAACACGGACACAGCCATGATCATTCTCATGGAGATCATCATCACGAGCATAGAAATTTGGAAGCGATAAATGCAATTATAGAAAAAGCAGAACTATCAGAGCGAGTAAAAAAACTTAGCAAAGAGATGTTTTTACATGTAGCAAAAGCAGAGGCTAAAATACATGATAAACCGCTTAATGAAGTTCATTTTCACGAGGTTGGAGCGGTGGATTCTATAGTAGATATTATAGGTGCGGCTATATGCATTGATTTACTGGATATAGATGAAATTATAGCTACGCCAATTCATACAGGAACAGGATTTGTCAAATGCGCACATGGTAAAATACCAGTACCTGCACCTGCAACACTAGAAATACTTAAAGGAATGCCAGTATATTCAACTGGAATTCGAAGTGAACTAGTAACACCAACAGGAGCAGCTATAGCGAAAACATTGGTACAAAAATTTGATGATAGACCAGAGATGAGTATCGAGCGAGTGGGATATGGACTTGGAACAAAAGATTTAGAAATATCGAATTTACTCAGAATGAGTATAGGTAAAAAAAAACAAGTGAGATACTAA